A genome region from Mugil cephalus isolate CIBA_MC_2020 chromosome 13, CIBA_Mcephalus_1.1, whole genome shotgun sequence includes the following:
- the LOC125018540 gene encoding alpha-2A adrenergic receptor-like, whose protein sequence is MACLNFTSGNETSRNPYNAQTSVPLTVLVGILILLTVFGNVMVVIAVITSRALRAPQNLFLVSLACADILVATLVMPFSLVYELMGYWYFGKVWCEIHLALDVLFCTSSIVHLCAISLDRYWSVTQAIEYNLRRTPRRIKCTVCLVWVLAAIISFPPLITMKKDEGTKDRPGCEINNERWYIIFSSTASFFAPCVIMIMVYVRIYQVAKKRTRAPPGEKQRENGNADANAKSGLKPPGGKDGDGKEAKGEDGKEVNELDAEEEASSSDGNETVLCSLKKKKSMRTSKVTQVKPGETSPEPESCTRASKWKGRQHRERRFTFVLAVVMGVFVICWFPFFFTYTLAAVCSTCCIPETLFKMFFWFGYCNSSLNPVIYTIFNNDFRKSFKKILCKRQSRGL, encoded by the coding sequence ATGGCTTGTCTCAACTTCACCAGCGGAAATGAGACGAGCCGTAACCCCTATAACGCGCAGACCTCTGTGCCCCTGACCGTCCTGGTGGGCATCCTCATCCTGCTGACGGTGTTCGGCAATGTCATGGTGGTGATTGCTGTGATCACAAGCCGAGCGCTGAGAGCGCCCCAGAACTTGTTTTTAGTCTCTCTGGCGTGTGCGGACATCCTGGTCGCCACCTTGGTGATGCCGTTCTCCTTAGTGTACGAGCTGATGGGTTACTGGTACTTTGGTAAAGTGTGGTGTGAAATCCACCTGGCTTTAGACGTGCTCTTCTGCACCTCGTCCATCGTCCACCTGTGCGCGATAAGCCTAGACAGATACTGGTCCGTCACTCAAGCGATCGAGTACAACCTGAGAAGGACGCCGCGCAGGATCAAATGCACGGTGTGCCTAGTTTGGGTCCTGGCGGCCATCATTTCGTTCCCTCCGCTCATCACCATGAAAAAGGACGAGGGCACGAAAGACAGGCCCGGCTGCGAAATTAACAACGAGAGATGGTACATCATATTCTCCAGCACCGCCTCCTTCTTCGCACCCTGCGTCATTATGATCATGGTGTACGTACGGATCTACCAGGTGGCCAAGAAGAGAACGAGAGCCCCGCCGGGAGAAAAGCAACGAGAAAACGGCAACGCGGACGCAAACGCGAAATCCGGTCTGAAACCCCCGGGGGGAAAAGACGGAGACGGGAAGGAGGCGAAAGGGGAGGATGGCAAAGAGGTCAACGAGCTGGACGCGGAGGAAGAAGCGTCCTCGTCTGATGGGAATGAGACCGTCCTGTGCtccctgaagaagaagaagagcatgAGAACAAGCAAAGTGACTCAAGTGAAGCCCGGAGAAACGTCTCCAGAGCCAGAGTCCTGCACGAGAGCGAGCAAGTGGAAGGGAAGGCAGCACAGAGAGAGGCGCTTCACGTTCGTTCTGGCCGTGGTCATGGGAGTGTTCGTTATCTGCtggttccccttttttttcacgTACACGCTGGCTGCCGTGTGCAGCACCTGCTGCATCCCAGAGACActgttcaaaatgtttttctggtTCGGTTACTGCAACAGCTCACTAAATCCTGTCATATACACTATATTCAATAATGACTTCAGGAAGTCTTTTAAAAAGATCCTTTGTAAACGGCAGAGCAGAGGTTTGTAA
- the bnip4 gene encoding BCL2 interacting protein 4, translating into MSLQKDTSSDESLQGSWVELHFSGNGSQSTSHHGSQEQIPTSSQECDVEKMLLEAQNESGRNSSRGSSQCNSPLRAQTPLLLWRGSEGNSSQSDEDFQERRREVENLMKKNADWIWDWSSRPENNPPKEFLLKYPKRSTSLSIRNTSVMKKGGVLSADFLKIFLPSLIISHILAVGLGIYIGKRLTSHNTY; encoded by the exons ATGTCGCTCCAGAAGGACACGTCATCGGACGAGAGCTTGCAAG GGTCCTGGGTTGAGCTGCATTTCAGTGGCAATGGTTCTCAAAGCACCAGTCACCACGGGAGCCAGGAGCAAATCCCCACGTCCAGTCAGGAGTGCGACGTGGAGAAAATGCTGCTTGAAGCTCAGAACGAGTCGGGCAGGAACAGCTCCAGAGGAAGCTCTCAGTGCAACAG CCCACTGAGAGCACAGACCCCCCTTCTTCTGTGGAGAGGATCAGAGGGAAACAGCTCTCAG tctGATGAAGACTTCCAAGAGAGACGAAGGGAAGTAGAGAACctgatgaagaaaaatgccGACTGGATCTGGGACTGGTCAAGTCGACCCGAGAACAATCCACCAAA GGAGTTCCTGCTGAAGTACCCTAAGCGCTCGACCTCTCTCAGCATCAGGAACACCAGCGTCATGAAGAAGGGAGGTGTTCTCTCCGCTGACTTTCTGAAGATTTTCCTCCCCTCATTAATCATTTCTCACATACTTGCTGTGGGCTTAGG CATATACATTGGGAAGCGCCTGACGTCCCACAACACCTACTAA